A window of Nocardia fluminea contains these coding sequences:
- the pcaDC gene encoding bifunctional 3-oxoadipate enol-lactonase/4-carboxymuconolactone decarboxylase PcaDC — translation MTIPTVTGVHLGGSAALPLLVCGPSLGTSAVALWSQAADLLREHFHIMAWDLPGHGNNRGEVADSFTMAELADGVQAFVDSVLADRGESDDSYVYAGVSVGGAVGLRLLLDQPDRITTAVLACTAARIGDEQMWRDRAAMVRSNGTSTVVEASTRRWFAPGFTDRHPEVAAALLHSLMATDTDGYTAVCEALAAFDLRGDLSRIRTPIVALAGAYDVATPVSAMAELAHGVVNGRLVVLDRASHLAPAEAPADVANTIIEAAGIRAASPGYERASGRAEETAPQVVSTLADRRAAGMAVRRAVLGDAHVDRATANATDLTREFQEFITDYAWGGVWTRPGLDRRSRSMIVLTALIARGHHEELAMHLRAARTNGLTDDEIKELILQSAIYCGVPDANTAFRIAAQTLTAEPEGNTAR, via the coding sequence ATGACGATCCCGACTGTGACCGGTGTGCACCTGGGGGGCTCCGCTGCCCTGCCGCTGCTGGTCTGTGGCCCCTCCCTCGGCACCTCGGCCGTCGCGCTCTGGTCGCAGGCCGCCGACTTGCTCCGCGAGCACTTCCACATCATGGCCTGGGACCTGCCCGGCCACGGAAACAATCGCGGCGAGGTGGCGGACAGCTTCACGATGGCCGAACTGGCCGACGGCGTTCAAGCTTTCGTCGACAGCGTCCTCGCTGATCGAGGCGAGTCCGATGACAGCTACGTCTACGCGGGCGTCTCCGTCGGCGGTGCGGTCGGTCTACGGCTACTCCTGGATCAGCCGGACCGGATCACCACCGCAGTGCTGGCGTGCACCGCCGCCCGCATCGGCGACGAACAGATGTGGCGCGATCGGGCCGCGATGGTCCGCTCCAACGGAACCTCGACCGTGGTCGAGGCATCCACGCGCCGCTGGTTCGCACCCGGCTTCACCGACCGGCACCCCGAAGTCGCTGCGGCGCTGCTGCATTCCCTGATGGCCACCGACACCGACGGTTACACCGCGGTCTGTGAGGCGCTGGCGGCCTTCGACCTTCGTGGCGATCTCTCGCGTATCCGCACACCGATCGTCGCACTCGCCGGCGCCTACGACGTGGCCACCCCGGTCAGCGCCATGGCCGAGCTGGCACATGGCGTCGTCAACGGCCGACTCGTCGTCCTCGACCGCGCGTCGCACCTGGCACCCGCCGAAGCGCCCGCCGATGTCGCCAACACCATCATCGAGGCAGCGGGGATCCGCGCGGCGAGCCCGGGTTATGAGAGGGCATCCGGACGCGCCGAAGAGACTGCGCCGCAAGTGGTTTCTACACTGGCCGATCGAAGAGCCGCCGGGATGGCGGTGCGCCGAGCTGTCCTGGGTGACGCCCATGTCGACCGGGCCACCGCCAACGCCACCGACCTGACCCGCGAATTCCAGGAATTCATCACCGACTACGCCTGGGGCGGCGTATGGACCAGGCCGGGCCTGGACCGCCGTAGCCGGTCGATGATCGTGCTCACCGCCCTCATCGCTCGCGGCCATCACGAGGAGCTGGCGATGCACCTGCGGGCGGCCCGCACCAACGGACTCACCGACGACGAGATCAAAGAACTCATTCTGCAGTCCGCGATCTACTGCGGTGTTCCGGACGCCAACACCGCTTTTCGCATCGCGGCGCAAACCCTGACCGCCGAACCCGAAGGAAACACCGCTCGATGA
- a CDS encoding thiolase family protein, whose protein sequence is MTGTHAYIYDAVRTPFARFGGAYAETRPDDLAAAMLRAVVERTGLDPATVDEVVLGNANGAGEENRNLARMATLLAGLPVSVPGTTINRLCGSSLDAAMMGSRAIETGDADIVLTGGAESMTRAPWVLPKPSRAYPAANTEVVSTTLGWRLVNPAMPQHWTVSLGESNEQLGELHGVARERQDEFAARSHQLAHAAWEAGFYDDLVVGIPGTELARDEGIRPDSTAATLAKLRPSFRAHGTLTAGNASPLSDGASAVLLGSAAAADHLGRTPLTRIAGRGTHALEPHRFGYAPVEAAEKALARAGIGWSDVGAVELNEAFAVQSLICLDAWKIDPDIVNTKGGAIALGHPLGASGGRILGTLSARMRTEGHRWGVAAICIGVGQGLAVVLENEETA, encoded by the coding sequence ATGACAGGCACGCACGCTTACATCTACGACGCGGTGCGCACACCGTTCGCCCGCTTCGGCGGCGCGTACGCCGAGACCCGCCCCGACGACCTCGCCGCGGCGATGTTGCGCGCCGTGGTCGAACGCACCGGACTCGATCCGGCAACAGTCGATGAAGTCGTCCTCGGTAATGCCAACGGCGCGGGCGAGGAGAACCGAAACCTCGCACGCATGGCAACCCTGTTGGCCGGTCTGCCGGTTTCCGTCCCCGGCACCACCATCAACCGTCTGTGCGGTTCGTCCCTCGACGCTGCGATGATGGGCTCGCGCGCCATCGAAACCGGTGACGCCGACATCGTTCTCACCGGTGGTGCGGAGTCGATGACCCGCGCACCCTGGGTTCTGCCGAAACCCTCCCGCGCCTACCCCGCCGCGAACACCGAAGTCGTGTCGACGACACTCGGCTGGCGATTGGTGAATCCGGCGATGCCACAGCACTGGACTGTCTCGCTCGGCGAATCCAACGAACAGCTCGGCGAGCTCCACGGCGTCGCGCGTGAGCGCCAGGACGAGTTCGCCGCCCGCTCCCACCAGCTCGCCCACGCCGCATGGGAAGCCGGTTTCTACGACGACCTCGTCGTCGGGATTCCAGGAACCGAGCTGGCCCGCGACGAAGGCATCCGTCCCGATTCGACGGCCGCGACCCTGGCGAAACTGCGCCCCTCGTTCCGCGCGCACGGCACGCTCACCGCGGGTAACGCCTCACCACTGAGCGACGGCGCCTCCGCAGTGCTGCTCGGTTCGGCCGCCGCCGCGGATCATCTCGGCCGTACACCCCTGACGCGCATCGCCGGACGCGGCACCCACGCTCTCGAACCACACCGCTTCGGCTACGCACCGGTCGAAGCCGCCGAGAAGGCTTTGGCGAGGGCAGGTATCGGCTGGTCGGACGTCGGGGCCGTCGAGCTGAACGAGGCCTTCGCGGTGCAATCACTGATCTGCCTCGACGCCTGGAAGATCGACCCCGACATCGTCAACACCAAGGGCGGGGCGATCGCCCTGGGCCACCCACTCGGCGCGTCCGGCGGACGGATCCTGGGCACCCTGTCGGCCCGGATGCGCACCGAGGGCCACCGCTGGGGCGTGGCCGCCATCTGCATCGGCGTCGGCCAGGGCCTGGCTGTCGTTTTGGAGAACGAGGAGACAGCGTGA
- a CDS encoding 3-oxoacid CoA-transferase subunit A: MSITHDIDADAAVADITDGATVLIGGFGTAGQPMELIDALRRRGATDLTVVNNNAGNGDQGLAALLATGNVRKIVCSFPRQRDSWVFDELYRAGRIELEVVPQGNLAERLRAAGAGIGAFFTPTGVGTTLAEGKEQRTIDGRDYVLEYPIHGDFALIKAHRADRMGNLVYRKTARNFGPVMATAARTTVVEVGEVVETGALDPEHIITPAIFVDRVVQLNDRGVAR, from the coding sequence GTGAGCATCACCCACGACATCGACGCGGACGCGGCCGTCGCCGACATCACCGACGGCGCGACAGTATTGATCGGCGGCTTCGGCACCGCGGGCCAGCCGATGGAGCTCATCGACGCCCTGCGTCGCCGCGGCGCCACCGATCTCACCGTGGTCAACAACAACGCGGGCAACGGCGACCAGGGACTGGCGGCGCTGCTGGCCACCGGCAACGTCCGCAAGATCGTGTGTTCGTTTCCCCGCCAACGGGATTCGTGGGTTTTCGACGAGCTCTACCGAGCCGGGCGGATCGAACTCGAGGTCGTTCCGCAGGGCAACCTCGCCGAGCGACTCCGCGCCGCCGGCGCGGGCATCGGCGCGTTCTTCACCCCGACCGGGGTCGGCACGACCCTCGCCGAGGGCAAAGAGCAGCGCACCATCGACGGCCGTGACTACGTACTCGAATACCCCATTCACGGAGATTTCGCCCTCATCAAGGCACACCGCGCCGATCGAATGGGAAACCTGGTGTACCGCAAGACCGCCCGCAACTTCGGGCCCGTGATGGCTACCGCCGCGCGCACCACCGTCGTCGAGGTCGGCGAGGTCGTGGAGACCGGAGCACTCGACCCGGAACACATCATCACACCCGCGATCTTCGTGGACCGGGTTGTGCAGCTGAACGACCGAGGAGTCGCGCGATGA
- a CDS encoding 3-oxoacid CoA-transferase subunit B — MSDTMTTIEHTDRAPLDKHELAALVAADIPTGAYVNLGIGQPTTVADHLTREQNVVLHTENGMLGMGRAAIDDEIDPDLINAGKIPVVETPGASYFHHADSFAMMRGGHLDVCVLGAFQVSRTGDLANWHTGAPDAIPAVGGAMDLAIGAEQVFVMMSLFTRDGLSKLVDECTYPLTGRRCVSRIYSDYAIFELGAEQVRVRATYGISLDDLRTRTGMHFA, encoded by the coding sequence ATGAGTGACACGATGACGACGATCGAACACACCGACCGCGCGCCGCTGGACAAACACGAACTCGCCGCGCTGGTCGCCGCCGATATTCCCACCGGCGCCTACGTCAACCTCGGTATCGGCCAGCCCACCACGGTGGCCGATCACCTCACCCGCGAACAGAATGTCGTCTTGCACACCGAGAACGGCATGCTCGGCATGGGACGCGCCGCCATCGACGACGAGATCGACCCGGACCTGATCAACGCGGGCAAGATCCCTGTCGTCGAAACGCCAGGGGCCTCCTATTTTCACCACGCCGACTCCTTCGCCATGATGCGCGGCGGCCACCTCGACGTGTGCGTCCTCGGCGCGTTCCAGGTCTCGCGCACCGGCGATCTGGCCAACTGGCACACCGGTGCCCCCGACGCCATCCCCGCGGTGGGTGGGGCGATGGACCTGGCCATCGGCGCCGAACAGGTCTTCGTGATGATGTCGCTGTTCACCCGCGACGGCCTGTCGAAGCTGGTGGACGAATGCACCTACCCTCTGACCGGCCGCCGCTGCGTCAGCCGCATCTACAGCGACTACGCAATATTCGAACTCGGCGCCGAACAGGTCCGTGTCCGCGCGACCTACGGAATCTCACTCGACGACCTACGGACCAGGACGGGAATGCACTTCGCCTGA
- a CDS encoding flavin-containing monooxygenase, with the protein MTDTATVSDHLDVVIVGAGLSGIGAAYRLQTECPGKSYAILEAREALGGTWDLFRYPGIRSDSDMFTLGYPFKPWRDAKSIADGPSILRYIADTAAEFGIDRHIRFHTKVVSADWSSATAQWTLTLEQRDTTGTTVATTLTCNFLYACAGYYNYDRAHAPVFPGVEDFSGQVVHPQFWPDDLDYAGKRVVVIGSGATAVTLIPAMAEQAAHVTMLQRSPTWISAVPGRDKQADKIRGLLPPDLAHRVIRTKNILFNIGFYQYCRRRPESARKLLTGLTTRILKDEKIVAEHFTPEYNPWDQRLCAVPDADFFKAMKKGRADVVTDHIETFVPEGIRLKSGRVLEADIVVTATGLQLLAFGGIAPKVDGETVDLSDQFVWQGAMLTGVPNFAVCIGYTNASWTLRADLSSRLVCRVLNHMDRNDAAAVVPTPDGKLDERPLLDLASGYVQRSIAEFPRQGDRRPWKVRQNYVLDSVTTMRTNLDKTLVATPRSAVRPHLSAIR; encoded by the coding sequence ATGACCGATACCGCCACCGTTTCGGACCACCTCGATGTCGTGATAGTCGGGGCCGGACTGTCCGGCATCGGCGCGGCCTACCGGCTACAAACCGAATGCCCCGGCAAGTCCTACGCCATCCTCGAAGCGCGCGAAGCCCTCGGCGGCACCTGGGACCTCTTCCGCTATCCGGGGATCCGTTCGGATTCGGACATGTTTACTCTCGGCTACCCGTTCAAGCCGTGGCGCGACGCCAAATCGATCGCCGACGGGCCGTCGATCCTGCGCTATATAGCCGACACCGCCGCCGAATTCGGCATCGACCGACACATCCGGTTTCACACCAAAGTCGTCTCGGCCGACTGGTCGAGCGCAACGGCGCAATGGACGCTCACCCTCGAACAGCGCGACACCACGGGCACGACCGTCGCCACGACGTTGACCTGCAACTTCCTCTACGCCTGCGCCGGGTACTACAACTACGACCGAGCCCACGCGCCGGTGTTCCCCGGCGTCGAAGACTTTTCCGGACAGGTAGTCCATCCCCAGTTCTGGCCTGACGATCTCGACTATGCCGGGAAACGGGTCGTGGTCATCGGCAGTGGTGCCACCGCCGTCACGCTGATCCCCGCTATGGCCGAACAGGCCGCGCACGTCACCATGTTGCAGCGTTCCCCGACCTGGATCAGCGCCGTCCCGGGCCGCGACAAGCAAGCCGACAAGATCCGCGGACTCCTGCCGCCCGATCTCGCCCACCGGGTGATCCGCACCAAGAACATCCTGTTCAACATCGGTTTCTACCAGTACTGCCGCCGCCGCCCCGAATCCGCACGCAAGCTGCTCACCGGTTTGACGACGCGAATCCTCAAAGACGAAAAGATAGTCGCCGAACACTTCACCCCCGAGTACAACCCGTGGGATCAGCGACTGTGCGCAGTCCCTGACGCCGACTTCTTCAAAGCGATGAAGAAGGGCCGAGCCGATGTCGTCACCGACCACATCGAAACATTTGTGCCCGAGGGAATTCGGCTGAAATCCGGACGCGTCCTGGAAGCCGATATCGTCGTCACCGCGACCGGCCTGCAACTGCTGGCGTTCGGCGGTATCGCGCCGAAGGTCGACGGCGAGACGGTCGACTTGTCGGACCAATTCGTCTGGCAGGGCGCGATGCTCACCGGCGTCCCGAATTTCGCGGTCTGCATCGGCTACACCAACGCCTCCTGGACCTTGCGCGCCGACCTGAGTTCGCGACTGGTCTGTCGGGTTCTCAACCACATGGATCGCAACGACGCCGCCGCCGTGGTGCCGACACCGGACGGAAAACTCGACGAGCGACCACTGCTGGATCTCGCATCCGGTTACGTCCAGCGGTCCATCGCCGAGTTCCCGCGCCAAGGCGACCGGCGTCCCTGGAAGGTGCGACAGAATTATGTGCTCGACTCGGTCACAACCATGCGCACCAACCTGGACAAGACGCTCGTAGCGACCCCACGTTCGGCTGTGCGGCCACACCTGTCTGCCATCCGCTGA
- a CDS encoding AraC family transcriptional regulator yields the protein MSVIRSAGLRGFRATVAELGGNAEEFAAACGLPLAALDADDILVPDRAVASILELAAVELRCPDLGLRIAARQDLEMLGPLALAIRNSPTLADVLECSSRYLFLHARSLSLTLEPDPYGDRSVIALRYGAQPGVPTPVQGTDLGLAFVHHTIQRLVGDRYGLRSVELPYRPQAPLAAYERYFGAPVRVDRPAALLRIPGALANRQLSGGNEDLHRIAIAFLAQQSGGVDTSLVPKVGAVVRQLLGTTPPEIGAVAQLLTIHPRTLQRRLAEEGTSFALILDQVRREAARRYLTTTDMPFSQIASLLGFSEQATFTRCCRRWWASTPTMVRRTRGESRALADFDSPARAGEDGL from the coding sequence ATGTCGGTGATTCGGTCCGCAGGTCTGCGCGGATTCCGCGCGACGGTCGCGGAGCTGGGCGGCAACGCCGAGGAGTTCGCGGCCGCGTGCGGCCTGCCCCTGGCAGCACTGGATGCCGATGACATCCTCGTGCCCGACCGGGCCGTCGCCTCGATCCTGGAGTTGGCGGCCGTCGAACTACGATGCCCTGACCTCGGCCTGCGGATCGCTGCCCGCCAGGACCTCGAGATGCTCGGCCCCTTGGCGCTGGCGATCCGCAATTCGCCGACACTGGCCGACGTTCTCGAATGCTCGTCGCGCTATCTGTTCTTGCATGCCCGCTCGCTGAGCCTCACGCTCGAACCGGACCCCTACGGCGATCGCAGTGTGATCGCGCTGCGCTACGGCGCGCAGCCCGGTGTGCCGACGCCCGTTCAGGGCACCGATCTCGGCCTCGCTTTCGTGCACCACACGATCCAGCGCCTGGTGGGGGACCGCTACGGCCTGCGCTCGGTCGAACTTCCCTACCGGCCACAGGCGCCGCTCGCGGCGTACGAGCGATACTTCGGCGCGCCGGTGCGTGTCGACCGCCCCGCTGCCCTCCTCCGGATACCCGGCGCGCTGGCGAACCGGCAACTGTCGGGAGGCAACGAGGATCTGCACCGCATCGCCATCGCCTTCCTGGCCCAGCAATCCGGTGGCGTGGACACCTCCCTCGTCCCCAAGGTCGGTGCGGTCGTGCGGCAACTGCTCGGCACCACCCCACCCGAAATCGGCGCGGTCGCCCAGCTGCTCACGATTCATCCCCGCACCCTGCAACGCCGTTTGGCCGAGGAGGGCACGTCGTTCGCCCTCATACTCGACCAGGTACGGCGCGAAGCCGCCCGTCGCTACCTCACCACCACTGATATGCCGTTCAGTCAGATCGCTTCCCTGCTGGGCTTCTCCGAACAGGCCACCTTCACCCGCTGTTGCCGGAGATGGTGGGCATCTACGCCCACCATGGTTCGTCGCACCCGCGGGGAGAGCCGCGCACTCGCCGATTTCGACAGTCCGGCGCGTGCGGGCGAAGACGGGCTGTGA
- a CDS encoding WS/DGAT/MGAT family O-acyltransferase produces MTFMSPLDAMFLAMESREHPMHVGGLSLFEHTGDPEGFARDLFEELARDHGAVAPLFRRRPGRSLGSFSLLHWELDNDIDLDFHVRLLSLPAPGRVRELLELVSMLHGSLLDRHRPLWEVYVIGGLADGRVAVYSKTHHALMDGITAVRTWQRALSADPEERGATPPWRMKTPRAHNTSTSASGPFGALRSLSRAAGSVPDALSGAKELTRGMPGPLPFTAPHTMFNVPISGARRFAAQSWPLSRMRAAAAATGTTLNDVVLAMCAGALREYLIAENNLPESSLIAMVPVSMRAANASGADDGGNSVGAALCDLGTDEPDPQRRLTRIQESMARTKSTLAKLTPLQILGLSAVNVAGLALPSVPWRHRGAPPFNIVISNVPGDERPRYWNGVRLEAVYPASIPLDGQALNLTTIGSGGSMHFGIVGCRRAVPHLQRLLTGLEQSLAELEAAL; encoded by the coding sequence ATGACGTTCATGTCGCCGCTGGATGCGATGTTTCTCGCCATGGAGTCGCGCGAACATCCGATGCATGTGGGCGGCCTGTCACTGTTCGAGCACACCGGCGACCCCGAAGGTTTCGCTCGCGACCTGTTCGAGGAGCTGGCGCGCGACCACGGCGCGGTCGCGCCGCTGTTTCGGCGAAGGCCTGGGCGCTCGCTCGGCTCCTTTTCTCTGCTGCACTGGGAGCTCGACAACGACATCGATCTCGACTTCCACGTCCGGTTGCTCTCGCTGCCCGCGCCCGGCCGAGTGCGCGAGCTGCTCGAACTGGTTTCGATGCTGCACGGCTCCCTGCTCGATCGTCACCGTCCGTTGTGGGAGGTCTATGTGATCGGCGGGCTGGCCGACGGGCGCGTGGCCGTGTATTCGAAGACTCACCACGCATTGATGGACGGCATCACCGCGGTGCGCACCTGGCAGCGCGCCCTTTCCGCCGACCCCGAAGAGCGCGGTGCGACGCCCCCTTGGCGGATGAAAACCCCTCGTGCACACAATACTTCGACGAGCGCATCGGGTCCGTTCGGCGCGCTCCGGTCCTTGTCCCGCGCAGCAGGCTCGGTGCCGGACGCACTGTCGGGCGCGAAAGAACTCACCCGGGGAATGCCCGGGCCGCTGCCTTTCACCGCTCCGCACACCATGTTCAATGTGCCGATCAGCGGCGCCAGGCGCTTTGCGGCGCAGTCGTGGCCGCTGTCGCGGATGCGGGCGGCAGCGGCGGCAACCGGCACCACCCTCAACGATGTCGTCCTGGCAATGTGCGCGGGCGCGCTCCGCGAATACCTGATCGCGGAGAACAACCTCCCAGAAAGTTCGCTGATCGCGATGGTGCCGGTGTCGATGCGCGCGGCGAATGCCTCTGGTGCCGACGACGGCGGCAATTCGGTCGGCGCGGCGTTGTGCGATCTGGGCACCGACGAACCCGACCCACAGCGGCGGCTGACGCGGATCCAGGAGTCGATGGCACGAACGAAATCCACGCTGGCCAAACTGACACCGCTGCAGATCCTCGGGCTGTCCGCGGTGAACGTCGCCGGGTTGGCACTGCCTTCGGTGCCGTGGCGCCACCGCGGTGCCCCGCCGTTCAACATCGTCATCTCGAATGTGCCCGGCGATGAACGCCCCCGATACTGGAACGGAGTTCGCCTCGAAGCGGTCTACCCCGCATCCATACCGCTCGACGGTCAGGCGCTCAACCTCACCACCATCGGCTCAGGGGGGTCGATGCACTTCGGCATTGTCGGCTGCCGTCGCGCGGTGCCGCATCTGCAACGACTCCTCACCGGGCTCGAGCAATCATTGGCTGAGCTCGAAGCTGCCCTGTAA
- a CDS encoding ABC transporter substrate-binding protein, translating to MKNSFRRTVAATLAALALAGAGATACGEAGSSDPATLTVGFVVDPSWAQIPVADRLGLFGEHNVKVEVINFPSGVEALQAVAAGQVDLATAADVPTSAVLTRSPSLRIVGDGSRWQGSRIVARRSAGINDVADLAGKSVGTPLGTSAAYFAANTLAHNNIAANLVQVAPSAMVTAATQRDVDAVSIFQPYQAQVVAALGTDAVELSGGSYNQHSLYLATNDALTRKADAVTSFFAALSDAGEQLKSLTDPAVEAVSAATQLRPDLLRTVLPQFDFTLQLPPALPGKLDELARWAESQGKIKAGTPLPDYATLIDNRFVPVSK from the coding sequence GTGAAGAACTCTTTCCGACGCACCGTCGCCGCGACCTTGGCCGCCCTCGCGCTCGCGGGCGCGGGCGCTACCGCCTGCGGCGAGGCGGGCAGTAGTGATCCCGCCACGCTCACCGTCGGTTTCGTCGTCGACCCGTCCTGGGCTCAGATACCCGTCGCCGATCGGCTGGGGTTGTTCGGCGAGCACAACGTCAAGGTCGAAGTCATCAACTTCCCCTCCGGCGTCGAAGCGCTGCAGGCGGTCGCCGCCGGACAGGTCGACCTCGCCACCGCCGCCGACGTGCCCACCTCCGCCGTTCTCACCCGGTCACCGTCGCTGCGCATCGTCGGTGACGGCTCACGCTGGCAGGGCTCGCGGATCGTCGCGCGACGGAGCGCCGGCATCAACGACGTCGCGGACCTGGCGGGCAAGTCCGTCGGCACACCACTGGGTACCAGCGCTGCCTACTTCGCCGCCAATACCTTGGCGCACAACAACATCGCGGCAAACCTGGTCCAGGTGGCGCCCTCCGCGATGGTCACCGCGGCCACCCAACGCGACGTCGACGCGGTGTCGATCTTCCAGCCCTACCAAGCCCAGGTCGTCGCTGCACTCGGGACCGACGCGGTCGAACTGTCCGGCGGCAGCTACAACCAGCACAGCCTCTACCTGGCCACCAACGACGCACTCACCCGTAAGGCCGACGCCGTGACCTCGTTCTTCGCGGCGCTGTCCGACGCCGGCGAACAACTGAAGTCCCTGACCGATCCCGCTGTCGAGGCGGTCTCGGCGGCCACCCAACTGCGTCCCGACCTGCTGCGTACTGTGCTTCCGCAATTCGACTTCACCCTGCAACTGCCGCCTGCACTACCGGGCAAGCTCGACGAGTTGGCGCGATGGGCCGAGAGCCAGGGCAAGATCAAGGCAGGCACCCCGCTGCCGGACTACGCGACGCTGATCGACAACCGCTTCGTTCCGGTGAGTAAATGA
- a CDS encoding ABC transporter ATP-binding protein: MALQTHDLVVHYPGQPAPTLNGITLSIPDGSFTVLVGASGSGKSTLLHCLAGLITPTAGTVTDNDAPVLAPDPRRGMAFQRDVLFPWMSVADNIEFTLRARGVRARQRPARVAELLDVVELPDGVGARRPSELSGGMRQRVSIARMLAGEPTVMLMDEPFAALDALTRLKMQDLLIDLWTRYHRTVVFVTHDIDEAIRLSDTVSVLRDGHIVDHIANPLTRPRHSDALAEQPGYSQIRKLLHHELGIDHAIA; this comes from the coding sequence ATGGCATTGCAGACCCACGACCTCGTCGTGCACTACCCCGGACAACCCGCCCCGACGCTCAACGGGATCACCCTGTCGATCCCCGACGGCTCGTTCACCGTACTGGTCGGCGCCTCCGGCAGCGGCAAGTCCACCCTGCTGCACTGCCTGGCCGGGCTCATCACCCCCACCGCGGGCACGGTGACCGACAACGACGCGCCGGTGCTCGCGCCGGATCCGCGCCGCGGCATGGCCTTTCAGCGTGATGTGCTGTTTCCGTGGATGTCGGTGGCCGACAATATCGAGTTCACCCTGCGAGCTCGGGGCGTTCGCGCCCGGCAGCGACCGGCGCGCGTGGCCGAGCTTCTCGACGTTGTCGAGCTGCCTGACGGAGTCGGCGCACGCCGTCCCAGCGAGCTGTCCGGTGGCATGCGGCAGCGAGTGAGCATCGCCCGCATGCTCGCCGGCGAGCCCACCGTGATGCTGATGGACGAACCCTTCGCGGCACTGGACGCGCTGACACGGCTGAAGATGCAGGACCTGCTCATCGACCTGTGGACCAGATACCACCGCACCGTCGTGTTCGTCACCCACGACATCGACGAAGCGATCCGGCTGTCCGACACCGTCAGCGTGCTGCGCGACGGCCACATCGTCGACCACATCGCCAATCCCTTGACCCGGCCACGCCATTCGGACGCACTGGCCGAACAACCCGGCTACAGCCAGATCCGCAAGCTCCTGCACCACGAGCTCGGCATCGACCACGCCATCGCCTGA
- a CDS encoding ABC transporter permease — protein sequence MTATVGTTKAPDPPATSKHNPRRSRHLGAPAWIVRAKALAATIAGLGLAALVWSLIAAGGHFPDELFPALPEIGRAGCDMWLDGTLADDLVASLRRAATGFVIGALAGIAAAVLTANTTTGRTLLQPVLRLLSPIPTIGLVPLAILWFGLGEDSKALVIALGVFVPVWISSHTGLSTTPQDYLQAARCLGAGRRQTLLEIVLPEAAPDIVSGLRVGAAMSFVLIVVAEMTGTTAGIGYRIYQSQMFSQADRVIACLIVLGLIGAVCDLAIATLTAPLTKRSEKER from the coding sequence ATGACGGCCACCGTGGGAACCACGAAAGCACCCGATCCACCGGCAACCTCGAAACACAACCCGCGACGCTCACGCCACCTCGGCGCACCGGCGTGGATCGTGCGCGCCAAGGCATTGGCCGCGACCATCGCCGGGCTCGGTCTGGCCGCCCTGGTGTGGTCGCTGATCGCAGCAGGCGGCCATTTTCCCGACGAACTGTTCCCGGCCCTGCCCGAGATCGGGCGAGCAGGGTGCGATATGTGGCTCGACGGCACCTTGGCCGACGACCTCGTCGCCAGCTTGCGCCGTGCCGCAACAGGATTCGTCATCGGAGCTCTCGCGGGCATCGCCGCGGCGGTCCTGACCGCGAACACCACCACCGGACGCACACTGCTTCAACCGGTCCTGCGGTTACTCTCGCCCATCCCGACGATCGGACTGGTCCCGCTGGCGATCCTGTGGTTCGGGCTCGGCGAGGACAGCAAGGCACTGGTGATCGCGCTCGGCGTTTTCGTACCGGTATGGATCAGCAGTCACACCGGCCTGTCCACCACCCCACAGGACTACCTGCAAGCCGCGCGCTGCCTGGGCGCCGGGCGGCGACAGACACTGCTCGAGATCGTGCTGCCCGAAGCGGCACCCGACATCGTCTCCGGACTGCGCGTGGGTGCCGCGATGTCGTTCGTGCTCATCGTCGTTGCCGAAATGACCGGGACCACAGCGGGAATCGGCTATCGCATCTACCAGTCGCAGATGTTCTCCCAAGCCGACCGGGTGATCGCGTGCCTGATCGTCCTCGGCCTCATCGGCGCGGTCTGCGACCTGGCGATCGCCACTCTGACGGCGCCGCTGACGAAAAGGTCGGAAAAGGAGCGGTGA